Below is a window of Paramagnetospirillum magneticum AMB-1 DNA.
CAAAGCCGTTGATGTTCTGCAGCCGGGCCGAGCCATAATCGCCCGTGCCGTTGCGAACCAGGGCGGCGGCCAGGGCGGTGGAATCATAGGCGATGCCCGCCAGCCCGCCCAGACGGGGGGGCAGGGCGCCGAACGCCTTGGCGTAGCGCTGCTCGAAGGCGACATGGGCGGTGGCGGGTGGCGCCGGATACCAGCCGCCGGCCAGAGCGGGCTCGGAGGCCAGCCTGGGATCGTCCCAGAGCAAGGTTCCCAGCAGGCGCGGCACCTCGGCGCCGCCCTCGCTCATGTAATAGGACAGCAGCGAGGCGATGTTCCTGAGCCGCACCCCGTCGTCGGGCAGCAGCACGGCGTCATAGGCCGAGCCGGCCACGCCCTTGGAGGTCACGCCCTTGCGGGCGGCAAAGCGCTTGACCACCTGGGTGAAGTCGGTCGCGGCGGGATCGTAATAATCCACGGCCACCAGCTCCAGGCCCTGAAGCGCGGCGGCGTCCTTGGCGGCATCGGCCACGGCGCGGCCGTAATCGTCCGAGCGGGCCAGCACGCCGATGCGCCGCAAGCCCTGTTCGCGGGCATGGGCCAGCACGCGGGCCACCTGGGGACCGGGCAGGAAGCCCAGGGCATAGACACCGCTGCCCGCCACCGAGCGGTCGGTGGTGTAGGCCAGCAGCGGAATGGCCTGATCGCGGACCACCGGCGCCGCAGCCTTGACCTCGTAGCTGAACACCGGGCCGAGAACGATGTCGGCCCCCTGGGCCATGGCGGCGGTCGCGGCGGCGGCGGCGCCCTCGGCGGTGCCCTTGGTGTCCAGCGGAATCAGGTTGAACTTGGCATCGGCGATTTCGAACAGCGCCAGCTGGGCGGCATTGGACAGGGCCTGGCCGATGGCGGCCTGCGGTCCCGACAGGGGCAACAGCAGGGCGGCCCGCACCTCACCCTGGTGCGCCGCCCGGGCCGGGGCGGCGGCGGGCGCCGAATCGGCGGGAGGCAGAGTGGCGACCTGGGCCTGGGGCTCGGTGGCGGCCGGTGCCGGGGCGGGAGAGGGAACCGGGGCCGGCCGGACCGCCGGAAGCGTCTTGGCGGTGGCCGGCGGCGGGACGGGAGCGGGCAGGGGCTGCGCCTGGGGAGCGGGCTTGGTTCCGCCGGCCCAAGGTGGTAACTCTGACGCTTGTTGACAGCCCGACACCATCAGCATGGCGGCAAGCAATGGCAGGACAACGGCGGAGTGCCGGAAAAAGCCGCGACGGCGCAAGGGGATCCTCCTCGGACGACGGCCCCGGAGCCCTTGAGCCCGGCGGCGAGACAGAGGCAAAAAGTAGACCCTGGGCACGCGGAAGTAAACCGAGCGCCGGCCTTTATCTGGTGGCCACCCCCATCGGCAATCTGGGAGACATTACCCTGCGCGCCCTGGAGGTGCTGGGGCATGCCGATCTGGTGGCCTGCGAGGACACCCGGGTCACCGGCCGCCTGATGCAGCTTCTCGGCCTCAAGGCGCCACTTGCCCCCTATCACGACCACAATGCCGACAGGGCCCGGCCCGGCCTGCTGGCCCGCCTGCGCCAGGGCGAGGTGGTGGCCCTGGTCTCCGACGCCGGCACCCCCATGGTCTCCGATCCCGGATTCAAGCTGGTTCGGGATTGTATCGAATCGGATATCGCCGTCACCGCCCTGCCCGGCGCCTCGGCGGTCCTGACCGCTTTGCAACTATCAGGAATTGCCAGCGAGCGGTTCCTGTTCGCCGGCTTCCTGCCTTCCAAGGGGGCGGCACGGCGGGCGGCGCTGCAGGAACTGGCCTTGGTCCCCGCCAGCCTGGTGTTTTACGAATCCCCCCACCGGACGGGTGAATCCCTGGCCGACATGGTCACCGTCCTGGGGGACCGCCAGGGCGCCGTCACCCGCGAGCTGACCAAGCTGCACGAAGAGGTGGTCCGGGGCTCCCTGTCCGAACTAGCCCTCCGCTTCGCCGAGACTCCGCCCCGGGGCGAGGTGGCCATCGTGGTCTCCGGTCCCCGGGCCGAGGGCGGCGCCCCCCAGGATATCGAGGGCCGTCTGCACTTAGAGATAGAAAAAGGCCTTTCCATCAAGGATGCCAGCGCCCTGGTGGCGGCCGAAACTGGCCATCCCAGGCGCGATGTCTACGCCACGGCACTGCGACTGTTCCGAGGGAGCAACGAGGAATGAATTCCGCGCCCCCTTCACGCGCCCATCAGGCCGCCCAGCGGCGTGGCAAGGTGGCGGAAGGACTGGCGGCGCTTTGGCTGCGACTCAAAGGTTATGGAATCCTGGCCAAAGGCTTGAAATCCGGCCGGGGATCGGGGGCGGGCGAGGTGGATCTGGTGGCAAGGCGCGGCGATCTGGTCGCCTTTGTCGAGGTCAAGAGCCGGGC
It encodes the following:
- a CDS encoding YraN family protein → MNSAPPSRAHQAAQRRGKVAEGLAALWLRLKGYGILAKGLKSGRGSGAGEVDLVARRGDLVAFVEVKSRATLDQAIESLTPFQRQRIERAAAAFLARRPELASCGVRFDMVLVAPWRLPRHIPDAWRID
- the rsmI gene encoding 16S rRNA (cytidine(1402)-2'-O)-methyltransferase, translated to MATPIGNLGDITLRALEVLGHADLVACEDTRVTGRLMQLLGLKAPLAPYHDHNADRARPGLLARLRQGEVVALVSDAGTPMVSDPGFKLVRDCIESDIAVTALPGASAVLTALQLSGIASERFLFAGFLPSKGAARRAALQELALVPASLVFYESPHRTGESLADMVTVLGDRQGAVTRELTKLHEEVVRGSLSELALRFAETPPRGEVAIVVSGPRAEGGAPQDIEGRLHLEIEKGLSIKDASALVAAETGHPRRDVYATALRLFRGSNEE
- a CDS encoding penicillin-binding protein activator, translating into MRRRGFFRHSAVVLPLLAAMLMVSGCQQASELPPWAGGTKPAPQAQPLPAPVPPPATAKTLPAVRPAPVPSPAPAPAATEPQAQVATLPPADSAPAAAPARAAHQGEVRAALLLPLSGPQAAIGQALSNAAQLALFEIADAKFNLIPLDTKGTAEGAAAAATAAMAQGADIVLGPVFSYEVKAAAPVVRDQAIPLLAYTTDRSVAGSGVYALGFLPGPQVARVLAHAREQGLRRIGVLARSDDYGRAVADAAKDAAALQGLELVAVDYYDPAATDFTQVVKRFAARKGVTSKGVAGSAYDAVLLPDDGVRLRNIASLLSYYMSEGGAEVPRLLGTLLWDDPRLASEPALAGGWYPAPPATAHVAFEQRYAKAFGALPPRLGGLAGIAYDSTALAAALVRNGTGDYGSARLQNINGFAGVDGIFRLGANGIAERGLTVKEIAPTGSREVGAAPSAFQ